One Argiope bruennichi chromosome 5, qqArgBrue1.1, whole genome shotgun sequence DNA segment encodes these proteins:
- the LOC129969457 gene encoding sterol O-acyltransferase 1-like encodes MYAILKSRTVAMLSVFMLSAIVHEYIVAISLRFIFPPLFTLFYIAGIIFIFMTRRRTSNFWNFFLWFTLLLGYGLLLVFYSLEMSARINCPRILDSWLDYAVPRFLHCNVISFPV; translated from the exons ATGTACGCT attttgaaaagcaGAACTGTTGCTATGTTGTCAGTTTTTATGCTATCTGCAATTGTTCACGAATATATCGTAGCCATTTCTCTCAGATTTATATTCCCTcctttattcacattattttacATAGCTGGTA ttatattcatttttatgactcGAAGAAGAACCTCAAACTTCTGGAACTTTTTCCTTTGGTTTACTTTGTTGCTAGGATATGGACTTTTACTAGTTTTCTACTCTTTGGAAATGTCTGCCAGGATCAACTGCCCGAGGATTTTA GATTCTTGGCTAGACTATGCAGTTCCTCGGTTTCTCCATTGCAATGTGATATCTTTCCCAGTTTAG